Within the Pseudonocardia alni genome, the region GTCCGGGCCGGCCGGTGCCCCGGGCGACAAGGCGGGACCGTCGTCCGGCGGCGGTTCGACGCAGCAGTGACCCGGCGCCGAGCCGGACGGGAAGGGTGACCAGGCGGTGTACCTCAGGCGGTTCTCGGTCACCGACTTCCGGTCCTGGCCGGAGGCCGAGCTGGAGCTCGACCCCGGCGTGACCGTGCTGGTCGGGTCCAACGGCGTCGGCAAGACCAACCTGGTCGAGGGGATCGGCTACCTCGCCACCCTCGGCTCGCACCGGGTCTCCTCCGACACGCCGCTGATCCGGCGCGGGGCCGAGCAGGCCGTCGTCCGCGGCGAGGTGCACCACCACGGCCGGAAACTCGGCGTCGAGCTGGAGATCAACAACGGGAAGCAGAACCGGGCGCGGGTCAACCGCTCACCGGTCTCGCGGCCGCGCGACGTCCTGGGGATCCTGCGCAGCGTGCTGTTCGCGCCGGAGGACCTGGCCCTGGTGCGGGGCGACCCGTCGGAGCGCCGGCGTTTCCTCGACGAGCTGCTCGTCGCGCGGTTCCCGCGCTACGCCGGCGTCCGCGCCGACTACGACAAGGTCCTGCGCCAGCGCTCGGCCCTGCTGAAGTCCGCGAAACCGGCACTGCGCGGGGCCCGCGGCCGGTCCCGGGCGCCGGTGGCCGCGGACCCGGAGCTGCCCGACGACCTGGCGACGCTGGAGGTCTGGGACGGGCATCTCGCCCGTTCCGGCGCGGCGCTGCTGGCCGGGCGGCGCGAGCTCGTCGTCGCGCTGGCGCCCTACGCCCGCGAGGCGTTCGCGGCGATCGCGCCGTCGTCGGACCCGATCGGCCTGGACTACCGGTCCAGCCTCGGGACGGCCGGGGTCGCGGAGCTGCCGTCGTCGACCGGGGACCTGGAGGCGCTGCTGCTCGACCGGCTGGCCGAGGTGCGGTCCCAGGAGGTCGAACGCGGGGTCTGCCTGGTCGGCCCGCACCGCGACGAGCTGGACCTCGCCCTGGGCGAGGGACCGGCGAAGGGCTACGCCAGCCACGGCGAGTCCTGGGCGTTCGCGCTGGCGCTGCGGCTGGCGTCCTACCGCCTGTTGCACGCCGACGACGTCGAGCCGGTCCTCGTGCTGGACGACGTCTTCGCCGAGCTGGACTCGGCCCGCCGCCGTGCGCTGGCCGGCCTGGTGGCCGGCGCGGAGCAGGTCCTGGTGACCGCCGCGGTGGCCGAGGACGTGCCCGCGGAGCTCGACGGGGTCCGGTTCGCCGTCGGCTACCGGACGGT harbors:
- the recF gene encoding DNA replication/repair protein RecF (All proteins in this family for which functions are known are DNA-binding proteins that assist the filamentation of RecA onto DNA for the initiation of recombination or recombinational repair.) — protein: MYLRRFSVTDFRSWPEAELELDPGVTVLVGSNGVGKTNLVEGIGYLATLGSHRVSSDTPLIRRGAEQAVVRGEVHHHGRKLGVELEINNGKQNRARVNRSPVSRPRDVLGILRSVLFAPEDLALVRGDPSERRRFLDELLVARFPRYAGVRADYDKVLRQRSALLKSAKPALRGARGRSRAPVAADPELPDDLATLEVWDGHLARSGAALLAGRRELVVALAPYAREAFAAIAPSSDPIGLDYRSSLGTAGVAELPSSTGDLEALLLDRLAEVRSQEVERGVCLVGPHRDELDLALGEGPAKGYASHGESWAFALALRLASYRLLHADDVEPVLVLDDVFAELDSARRRALAGLVAGAEQVLVTAAVAEDVPAELDGVRFAVGYRTVSRDGEVPA